A stretch of Deltaproteobacteria bacterium DNA encodes these proteins:
- a CDS encoding prepilin-type N-terminal cleavage/methylation domain-containing protein: MYRKSMKSNAGFTLIEVMVAMVVMAYGILAVMSMSVAAIRGNSTADHVTQVTILSDEVIEMIRANVDNISAYNGIDTSNVNTRPSIDATAGADYDTIVSRISDLGLPSGKCSIEIQNNTPTAGISTAQVTIAWSRTGNHSMTFTREFEGLH, translated from the coding sequence TATGAAGTCAAACGCCGGATTTACGTTGATTGAGGTCATGGTAGCCATGGTTGTAATGGCCTACGGCATTCTGGCTGTCATGTCGATGTCGGTGGCGGCGATCCGGGGAAACTCCACGGCGGATCATGTGACCCAGGTCACGATTCTATCTGATGAAGTGATCGAAATGATCCGGGCGAATGTCGATAACATCTCTGCCTACAACGGGATTGATACCAGTAATGTCAATACCCGCCCCTCCATTGATGCTACAGCCGGTGCCGACTATGACACGATTGTAAGCCGGATCTCGGATTTGGGGCTTCCTTCCGGTAAATGCTCAATTGAGATACAAAATAATACCCCTACTGCCGGGATTAGTACAGCACAGGTGACTATTGCCTGGAGCCGGACCGGAAACCACTCCATGACTTTCACGAGGGAGTTTGAAGGGTTACACTAA